GCAATGGATGTGGAAGATCCAACATCCAAATGGCAAACGGGAAATCAATGAATTGCACGTGCCGCGCGGACAGGCCGTAAAGCTCACCATGACATCGGAAGACGTGATTCACAGCTTCTTCATCCCGGCGTTTCGTGTCAAGAAAGACGTCTTGCCCAACCGCTACACCACGATGTGGTTTGAGCCTACAAAAGTGGGTTCGTACCACCTCTTCTGTGCCGAATACTGCGGCACCGATCACTCGCGCATGGTCGGCAAGATCACCGTGATGGAACCTGAAGATTATCAGAGGTGGCTTGCCGGTGAGTTGACCACGGCCGCAGCGCCCGCATCCTCCGGAGAGAAACTCTTCGCCAAGTTGGGGTGCGTAACCTGCCACGAAGGCCAGTCTCCTCGCGGGCCCGTGTTGGCCGGGGTTTTCGGGACGACCGTGAACCTGCAAAACGGCGAATCGGTCACCGTTGATGAGAACTACATTCGCGAGTCAATCCTGAATCCGCAGGCAAAGCTTGTTGCGGGCTATCCGCCCTTGATGCCTACGTTCCAGAATCAAATCAAAGAACAGGACTTGTTCACCCTGATCAATTACATCAAGTCGCTCAAGGGCGACAAGAAGAGTGGTAGTCAGTCATGAGCACAATTGCTATAACCCCCGAATCAGCGCTTCCGGCGCGAAAACACTATCTCAACATCAAGACGACTCTCGCGTCTTGGTTGCTGACGACCGACCACAAACGCATTGCCATTTTGTACCTGATCTCCATCTCGGTCTTCTTTGCTGCCGGCGGTTTCTTTGCCGGCCTTATCCGATTGGAGTTGTTGACCCCCAAAGGCGATTTGCTGGACGGCGATACCTACAACAAAGTCTTCACGCTTCACGGGATCATCAT
The window above is part of the Candidatus Hydrogenedentota bacterium genome. Proteins encoded here:
- the coxB gene encoding cytochrome c oxidase subunit II, whose product is MNITLIPESASTVAPKVDLLLYVLTGLSVFFFFAVVLMVAFLAIRYRKGAKVNRHLEDPDNKTLELTWTIIPTILALGIFFWSAMVFFDISRVPEHGLEVLVTGKQWMWKIQHPNGKREINELHVPRGQAVKLTMTSEDVIHSFFIPAFRVKKDVLPNRYTTMWFEPTKVGSYHLFCAEYCGTDHSRMVGKITVMEPEDYQRWLAGELTTAAAPASSGEKLFAKLGCVTCHEGQSPRGPVLAGVFGTTVNLQNGESVTVDENYIRESILNPQAKLVAGYPPLMPTFQNQIKEQDLFTLINYIKSLKGDKKSGSQS